Below is a genomic region from Primulina eburnea isolate SZY01 chromosome 9, ASM2296580v1, whole genome shotgun sequence.
tatatatatatatatatatatatatatcaacttcTTCATATATCACGGATAGTTGTGGTGATTGTCATCATCGAAATCGACTCCTAGCATAGCTAAAGCAACATGATTCTCCATATCATTCTTTGCCCAATGTCGTTGAGGGCAACTATCAATCAAGCCATTGTTACCTGTCAAATAACCCTTCTTTCTCTTTAAGGCCGCAAGGTCTTTTCCTCTAAGAATAGCGACAATTTCATTAATCTCCGGTCTCCTGGACTCTTCGTAGTTCAAGCAAGAATTGGCGGCGTAAACCATTCGAGAAATCTGATTCATGTTCTTTCTTGTGTACTTTAGCCTCGGATCAAGAAATTTTTCGAAACCTCTTTGCTGAAGTAATGGCTTTGCCTGAAAAGGTTAATGAGGAGAGTATTTTTTTCATCGGGACGGGCTTACAAGTTACATACGCGGAAACATCGATGTGAATTGACTAACAAACTTTGATATAAGTATCAACACTGTAACCGTGGTTTAAAGCCTATTCTCAGCTATATAAGGATGGAAATTTCTAAACAGAACAATACTTAGGAACAAGTACAGATGACAAGATTACGAATTGTTGAATCAAAATAATTTGAGAGTGATTGCTTCAATAATTTAGCTACATACCAAACCGGAATCTTAGCATATAATTGTGTCTATGTGCAGCAATAAGGGAGGTCTGGCAGTACAGAACGTAAAAATGTGGACCATTTTATATTTGCTATCATATTAGTATTTTTTATATTTGCTATCAGATTAGTATTGACAATGGAGGTAAAGTGGAGAATTTAAAACAAATGGCCTACCCATAAAACCAGATTTTCTTCCCCTCGAGCTCTTTTCATCTCGATTGGCTTTCTGCCCGTTATTAGCTCCAAGAGCACGATCCCAAAAGCATAAACGTCGGTTTTATCAGACACTTTACCATGCTGGAAATATTCGGGAGCCAAGTACCTATTCACAAGATTCGACATTTTGAATCAAAATTAACAATTAAGAATAGCAATCTGTTATGCTAAACTGATAGAGATCATACCCAAATGTTCCCTTAACAGTTTTACAAAGGAATGGAACCGATGGTGCAAGAGTCCACAAAGCCAAACCGAAGTCACACAACTGTACAAATCATAGCAAAACAAAATAGTATTTAATAACGACGGTCATGAATTTGGTCATGTGACTCCAGAAAATCACAAGATTTTTCATCACCTTAGGTGTCTTTTTGGAGGAAAGCAGAATGTTTGAAGGCTTAATGTCCCTATGAACAACACATCTTTCAGTTCCATTATGCAAGTACTGAATTGCCTCGGCTATTCCGGTGGAGATCCTATATCGAGCCGACCAAGAAAGCAATGGGCCGCCATTCACTCCCCTTTTCTTCCCTACACAAAGACGTTGCATCTCAAATTACTTCAAATTTTTTTCGCAACAGACTAATTTACGAATTCATTCGCATAGTTCTTGGATGTAAAAGATCTATACCGTGCAAAAGTCCCTCTAGACTTCCACCGGAGACGTATTTGTAGACCAAAAACAAGCCCTCCTCAGCATCAATGCAAAACCCGACAAGCGGCACGATTCGATGGTTACGGAGAGAACCAGCAATCATCAATTCCCTACAAAATGCTTTAGATGACTCCTTATCTTCTTTATTCAACCGTTTAATTGCCACTGCAGTTCTACGAAATCCAACTCTTCCTCTAAACACCCAGCTCAATGCCCCTCTCCCTAAAATTCTACCTACTCATTTCAACAAATGCAAATCAAAAAGGGAGAAAATCGACAGAGAACAATAAAACTCATTCAAAAACCTCATCCTTTTTGCACTCATAATTAACATTGTTTCCGTACCTTTGGAGAAATTTCTAGAGGCCGAGAGGATTTCTGTGTAGCTGAACCTTATCAATGAGCGTGCAACAGGAGAAATATTCCTCTCCAGTGATTGAATTCTCCTCCATCTCAACTCCCTAGAATTGGAATCACTCCAGAATCTACCGTCCAAATTCACCATTAAAACAGTAGTAGAATAAGAACACCCATTACTCAGAGTCATCGATTCGAGCTCATCCTGAGAACAGatattgaacctaaaagaagAGTGAACCGAATGTGGCTCCTCTGCTCTACAACCTCCAGATTCTGCCAGCAACCAGGCCTTGTGCTCCAAAATGTTGCCACGGCTACTTCCTTTGTCCAGATTCTCACCGAAGAGCCGGCGGTGGTGTGGTATCACACAACCCAAACCAAAATCCCAGATCATTTTGTAAAGAAAAGACTTAAATTTTACATCTGTATCATCACATTCAAAGTTTTCACGATAATCTTGATCAGCATGGGTGGATAAAGTCTCTGTCATTGAGGGAAATGGGGCTTGCGGAGGCTCAACAAAGTTGGTGCAACCATTTCTTGAAACACCCATCTCGGGTAATGGAAATCAAAAGCCAAAAAAGCACAAAAACCCAGAAACCAAAAGGCAAAAAGTGCAAAGAAAAGATGCTAAAACAGAGAATATCGGGAATCTGAATAAATATATACAATATAAGATTATAAAAACATCTGGGACCGTTTGCTGTTGGGAAAATTGTGGTTACGGAAGGGAACGAAATATGGTTCGAAGAAGCAACAGAAAACTTACACTGGTAAACGAATGCGGTGACATCTAAAGCTAAAATAATGGAATTATGCAAAGAACAAGAAAAGGGTGAAACTGGTGAAGAAGGATACGGAGTGTTGTGCTGTTGAGAATTTTGGTGTCGATAGCGAACAAGACGGAGCAGAACCCACGAGAATATACCTTATTTATTAGCTACTATTCACTCCTCGCAAGTCGCAACCACTGAACTCTGCCAAGTTCTCACAAACTCTTtccaaatttaataaaaattaatgaattttttttaatcatatatGTGATTTACGATTTTAGATTTTTAcgttataatttaattttaatcattttatatgattttaatatatttttttcgcGAACCTTAATCTGATACGATATACGTCGTGTCATATTAGTGCTACAATATTTTTACATCAACACCACATCAAAAAATTTATTAGTACATAAAACTGAAATTTAACAACTTAAATGACCAAGAAATAATTTTTccaaagcaaaaacttgtgtgagatggtttcacgggtcgtattttgtgagacgaatatcttatttgggtcattcatgaaaaattattactttttattgtgaatatctgtaaggttgactcgtctcacatataaaaaatCGTGAGATCGTATCACAAAGAACCTACTCTCTTTCCAAAACTAAAAATCATTATTCTTTAGGAATATATTTCAGTTATAATCATTATTTTATTCCATcgaattaaatattaaataatgctacaatttatataattaacttTGGTTGTTTAAAGATTTattcaattattttttatatacatAATTAAACGtatatttatatttgtttttCAAATTAGACTTTAATGTGAGTAGATTAATGGCACCAACTCGTAATTGCTTTTAAATGATTGGTTCAGAAGTCGTGAGGTAGCTTCAAATTTTTGTTAACGCTTATTAATTTATGGATAATGCTAAAAGTATAACTAATATATCAGTACATCGATATGTACAACTATTATATCGCGagattttgtattcaatatATAGTGAGAATTGAATTTTTGTATTGAATTTTTTATGATATACAAATTGATCTACAAATGTGGATGTACATGTAGCGTCAATCGACTGAGATATGATGgtcatttatatattattaaattgaaATAGTATTATGAATATCAAAATTGATAGGGTCATATAATGATTAAACAATTGGTACGAGCAATATGATGATAATAAGCAAAACTTGATAAggaccaaaaaaaaattaataattagtcATACAAAGACCAACTTTTATCTCTATTtttcatattatttatatatatagtataagatttatatatatatatattaaatagtataagatattaattaaaataattaaaactaagGTATGTGTGTTTAAAATTTGTCGTTGAAAATTTGATCTAGCATTATCTTCACAATACAAATGTTATTGTTTGTAGACTTTTTAAAAGGTACTgtttacttgattttaaaaaaaaaggtgTTTACTTGATTATTGAacataatatcttatttttaaCTTGAGATTTTGTTGTCAGATGAATTATAAGCAACTCCGTACATAATTTGGGACACATGAAACGGTTGTCTCGGGGCTCATACTTTAAGAGGGGGCTTagacaaaatatatatatagtatagaGAAATATTACACTACACAATCATGGTGTGTACCATGATGGACGCCGTTGAACTGGCGACCAactcatatatttttatatttgattGATAACATAACGTCTAGCAAATAGTTAACTATCAAACACTACgtaaaagtaaatttttttaataaattaattcatgaaattttatttatttagaaaagtaTAAATTAATcgataaattaataaaagttATTTTATAGTTTTTAAATTCAGTGATCATAAATTTAATTACATGAAAAATCATTTTGTTTCGCAAATACAAGCATAATATtctttgaatttataaaatataaaaaaatatcattatttatgaaaaaaaatgaaaaaattgtattttactaaattgtcctaggcatatataataatattgaaGGGATCATAGCGTTGTACAAaagtttttcgaaaatttttatTATCTCATTAAGTTAGCATATTGGCCCAAGTCGAGACcgagaaaaataataatttagagAGACTATTAATTTATCGATTATTAATTTACAGATTTCTTAATAAAATAAGTAATTATGCTACATAAATTCTTATATTTATTAGTTTTCTTTCACACGTCATCTCATTTCACTAGCCAAACGACATCATATCAGGCTTAGTAATATAGTAAGAGATAATAATTCATATATAAGATTTATATTTATGATTTGATAATATTAAACTTACGCGACAAGAGAAAGAATATCTTGTTTGCTGATGATTTCTGAATCTTGAGCTTCTTGTATATATTCTTTGCCGAGAGTtctaaattttatgttttttgtaattttaatttttttttaaaaaagaaaaatgagttGGGCGCCAGCTCAGGGACGCCCATCATGGTACACACCATGATTGTCCAGCGTAGCatttctctatatatatatgtgtgtgtataaatattaaaatcagATTTTACAAAGAATCCTTCAAAAAAATCATTCAACAAATGTATATTGTTTATCAAACCTTTCAATTTGATATCCTGCTTACCAATAAATTAGATAATGGAGTTAGCTTTATATTATACTTCAACTATTAAAATTTAGTcatgagaatttttttttttgacggtGAAAGCTCTtgtaatttattgaaaaatatcaaGATCCTTAATTACAAGATTAATCAACCAAAAAGGGAAGTCTCCACTCTTCCAAACGAAATAGGAAGGGGAGGAACAAGCAAAAGAAGCAATAGAGTGAGCAACATTATTTGCAGTCCGCCGCACATGCCGTAGAGAAGGGTTGCCCAGAAGTTTAGTCATGAGAATTTTAAAatgacctttttttttttttttgaaaatttcaaaataccTACGTTTGTGAATGGTTAGTCTTCTTATCAATTTTTCATGTTTTCAAAATACGTTTCACGAACTGATTATTTTTCATATCCATTTTCtagtttcttttaaaaaatacatgATAAAATCATACAGCTGAAACTACATTTCTCCACGTTAATCTACAAATTATTTCTTTTCAGTATGACACAAGCATTTGTATAATTGTATGGTAttggaaaaaagaaaaaaagaaaaaagaaacaaaaaaacaTCAACTCAAAATCAgcctatatatatttataaatattttagtgaaatcAATACAATTAAGAAGAAATAAAGGATTGgcgatttgacaaatatttatttgtgatacgggtccctaccgatattcacaataaaaagtaatatttttttatgaatgacccAAACAAAATATCTGACCCACGAAATTGATTTGTAAGACAGTCTCACAAGAATTTCTGTGCAATATTGAAAAACTAGACTATATATGTATGATAATGATAATAAAAGAGTGATTCGAGTTTTCTATCGATAGATGCCCACAAAAAAAAGAGACCAAATATTGATTCGATAATCGATTCTGTAAAGTGGTTGGAAAAAATAGGATTTTAATTCGGAATTCAAGAACCGAACCCTTTTCTTCCTCCTTACTGGTaatctatatttttattttttattgtaagagGCTTGTAATATTATCAGGAATTGTACAAATCATTTGTTAGAAAGTTTATCAACAAAAACGGAAGATTACCAAGCTCCCAAACAAAGAGTGAAGGGGAAGAAATAGCACAGAAAACAATGGAGTGAGCAATTGTATTTGCTGATTTTCGCACGTGATTTACTCTTATCTCTCTCCAAGATTTAAGTAGCTTACGAACTTCATTTGTAATTACACATGTGTAGCTCAAATCTTCATATGAGGAAGTGACTGCTTACACTGTCAGTAAAGAGTCTATAGCGGCTTCTTGAATATCTAATGAGTATTCCCTCGTCTGCCTTAGCCCCTCTACCGGTTCTATCGCTAATTTACGAAAGATACCCATCGGAGATTATTACTGGTTAAATAGCGATTTGAATGCCTAGCATTGCTCCATTCCCTTCTCTTCAACTGCCACTTTTAGAATCAGCCTTGAAACAACCTTGTCATTTCAATCAACAGATCAGTCCCTTCATGTGTACAAAAACCCGAAACCAATTTTCTTCAGTATAGGCTGTTACTCCTCCAATTGTATTTTTGCCTCCGACTGTAGAGCAAGTTTTGGAAAGTCCTCCAATGTGCCCGACCTCTGGAAAAAAGAGTCGCAGAAACAAGAAGGCCCAAAATCACAACGTTCTAATGTTGTGACACCAAACAGAAGCTTTAAGTTCCTATTTTATCGGGCTTGTTTGTTATCCAGGTGCTACGGTAACCTTGGTTTATGCTCATAATTAGGATGTCCTACTTTTTGTCGGTCGATATTCTTTTATTTGTCTTGGAAAATCACGTGATagaattagtgaattaaatgacTACGAGAAAATAGTCGAGACAAGTGTTTGATTCTTTTTCCTTAAAACGATATTGCCCCGTCTCCGTGCTCACGGTTGTGTTCACGGTTGTTGGCAGTTTGTTTCTCAAGATACAATAACTACGATTTCAAAATAGTAACACTACAAATTTTAAAGTCACGTgaactttgaaaatatttagATCGCTATCAAGATGTTATATAAACATTCTAATTTCGAATTCTGAGCGTTAAACTTAAAAATCCAATttctagagtttaaaatttgcaaaatttgGATGTAAGTGCGAATTTAATTCTAAAGTTCGAATTTAAGCGTATAAGCTTAGAAAATCCAaactcaagattttatatcTCGAAAATTCGAATTTTTAgcgtgaacatttaaaaatttgcatataGAACTAACTTGAGAGGAAAATGAGAATAAGTGAAAATTGTaagggtgttcaaacttcggataaaaccgaaaaaatcgaaaatccaaaccgaaaaaatcGAACACCAAACCGAAACGAAAGCCGAATTttgtaattcggatataaatgtgaAAACCGAAgttaatttggttcggttttggattatttatgtcaaaaccgaaaaaccgaaatttcattaaattaataacttttttatatttttatttatattatatattttgatatgatatttagtgaatgaaaaacaatgttgaacaatttttagtttattgttgtttgtttaattaatttagacattatatttaaatattttactaagaaaacatATAGAAAGTTAACGTATTATATTATACAATATATttacattattaatttaaataattatatcaaaactgaattaaccgaccgaaataaccgaaccgttttggtagaaaaccgaaccgaagaaaaatggttcggatatcagattatatattttcaaaaccgaaaaccgaaataaaaaaccgaaaatcgaaccgaaccgaccgatgaacaccccaaTTGTGTGTTGAGTGCAAATGAATGGATTCCTATTTATAGAAGATGAAGAGCTTTAGAATTAAGAGACATGCATCTTCATTAAATGATGCATTATTTTACAAAATTCAATCTCAAAAGCCAAATCACTAAAGTGACATCTCTTATAATCCTTTCGATTCAATCTTTTTACTCAATAAAATTCGAACTCAATTAAATTTTCATTTACCCTAGTTTGGTAATCGAGAAATAATTTTGTTCGTCACATCACTctcgttcgaattattttatagATTCTAAATGAATATAAACCTCATTTTTCTAACAGCTTTTGACCACATCATGATCCAACCTTCGATTACTTCCGATTTGTTGCTATTATACTTGTCAGCTCAATGTTGTTGCAGTGCCTTTCATTTTGTTGCTTTCCACCACGGCAAGGCCCATCTAGCAAAACTTGACGTGTACCTGCATTTAATTGTGATGTAATTACCCATGAGATTTCGAGAGGCATATTTTCAGGTTAATGAGATTCTATCTATGTGGACACTACActcacttcatttcaacggATAAGATCTTGCACGcatacaatttaaaaaaaaaaagtgggtcctaTATATGTATGGGCAAATCTTGACCATCTATCTTATAATGAGAGCAATGCCCTTATGAATAAGATGAAATAAACCATATTTTCACACCAGACAATTTATGCCTCCTTTTGATATGTCATGTGGTGTGTTGAGCTTTTGGTGGAACTGATACAATTGCCATGGAGGGTTGAGTTCGTTCACTTTTGTTTGAGTTGGAGTGGTACATTTCCCTTAAGGAGGCACTTATATAGTTATAATTGGAGCATCATGTCGTCGTTTTTACGACAATGAAATTGTGGTTCTTGTTAATATTAgacctaactcaacctcaaAAACTAGCTCAAAGGGGAAGAATTATCCAAGTCCATATATGTAACTTCCAGGGATTTTATTTAACTGATGTGAGATAACTAACACACCCTCCTCATGCCCAAGAATGAACATATGGAGAGTGAAGTTTAGAAATGACCCAACTATGGGCAGAACGAGTGACACAACTATGAATTGTCCAACACATAGCGGTAGAACCTGatctctgataccatgttaaaagTGGAATTTGGACATAACTCAACACAAAAACTAGCTCAATGAGGAA
It encodes:
- the LOC140841658 gene encoding pto-interacting protein 1-like encodes the protein MGVSRNGCTNFVEPPQAPFPSMTETLSTHADQDYRENFECDDTDVKFKSFLYKMIWDFGLGCVIPHHRRLFGENLDKGSSRGNILEHKAWLLAESGGCRAEEPHSVHSSFRFNICSQDELESMTLSNGCSYSTTVLMVNLDGRFWSDSNSRELRWRRIQSLERNISPVARSLIRFSYTEILSASRNFSKGRILGRGALSWVFRGRVGFRRTAVAIKRLNKEDKESSKAFCRELMIAGSLRNHRIVPLVGFCIDAEEGLFLVYKYVSGGSLEGLLHGKKRGVNGGPLLSWSARYRISTGIAEAIQYLHNGTERCVVHRDIKPSNILLSSKKTPKLCDFGLALWTLAPSVPFLCKTVKGTFGYLAPEYFQHGKVSDKTDVYAFGIVLLELITGRKPIEMKRARGEENLVLWAKPLLQQRGFEKFLDPRLKYTRKNMNQISRMVYAANSCLNYEESRRPEINEIVAILRGKDLAALKRKKGYLTGNNGLIDSCPQRHWAKNDMENHVALAMLGVDFDDDNHHNYP